In one window of Opitutaceae bacterium DNA:
- a CDS encoding tetratricopeptide repeat protein, with protein MNQFLRPARLISHLLALGISLLPVQKAVAQSQQGAEAPSAQSKVAEEQNQTELLRSYIQLREQLHATQMAVANSRVEAETAARIQAAALNEKLDAIKTSMDTERERQLVDAARLSAERASQEAVMKQSQRTFIWVASIFGALGVLALLLVPFFQWRALSRVIDGVAARTSTPVPLPAPSTPALALGALDQAVELSNQRLMSVIDRVEQRVMELEHTATQQPVPSSSDALAIGAASHANGSGGAASTSPSESLSTRPGVGGASTVADVDPRISLLLGKGRQMLSANRAREALSCYEEILKINPEHAEALVRKGSALERLKRDEEAIWCYDRAIEADRKLTLAFLYKGGVYNRLGRYDDALRCYEQALHTAEDSA; from the coding sequence ATGAATCAGTTCTTGAGGCCGGCCAGACTCATCAGCCACCTGCTCGCGCTGGGAATTTCTCTGTTGCCCGTCCAAAAGGCAGTGGCGCAAAGCCAGCAGGGAGCCGAGGCGCCGTCTGCCCAGTCAAAAGTGGCGGAGGAGCAGAATCAAACGGAGCTCCTGCGTTCGTATATTCAGCTTCGTGAACAATTGCATGCCACGCAGATGGCGGTTGCAAACAGCCGGGTGGAGGCTGAAACGGCGGCGCGCATACAGGCTGCCGCACTCAACGAGAAGCTGGATGCGATCAAGACATCGATGGACACCGAGCGAGAGCGCCAGCTCGTCGATGCGGCGCGCCTCTCCGCGGAGAGGGCAAGCCAGGAGGCCGTGATGAAGCAGTCGCAGAGGACCTTCATCTGGGTCGCTTCCATCTTTGGGGCCCTGGGGGTGCTGGCGCTGCTGCTTGTTCCATTTTTTCAATGGCGGGCTCTCAGTCGCGTGATCGACGGAGTCGCTGCCCGCACGTCAACACCCGTTCCATTGCCGGCTCCCAGCACACCGGCACTTGCGCTCGGCGCGCTGGATCAGGCGGTGGAGTTGTCGAATCAACGATTGATGTCAGTCATAGACCGCGTGGAGCAGCGGGTCATGGAGCTGGAACATACTGCGACCCAGCAGCCAGTGCCTTCGAGTTCTGATGCACTGGCAATTGGCGCGGCCTCGCACGCGAACGGCAGCGGGGGCGCGGCGTCCACAAGCCCCTCTGAATCACTTTCGACCAGACCTGGAGTGGGGGGGGCTTCGACAGTCGCGGATGTGGACCCAAGAATTTCACTTCTGCTGGGGAAGGGGCGCCAGATGCTGAGCGCCAATCGCGCGCGTGAAGCGCTTTCCTGTTACGAGGAGATCCTCAAGATCAATCCGGAACACGCGGAGGCGCTGGTCAGAAAAGGTTCCGCACTTGAACGCCTCAAGCGCGACGAGGAGGCGATCTGGTGCTATGACCGGGCGATTGAGGCTGATCGCAAACTGACCCTGGCCTTTCTTTACAAGGGAGGGGTTTACAATCGCCTGGGACGCTACGATGACGCGTTGCGGTGTTACGAGCAGGCGCTCCACACCGCGGAGGACTCCGCGTGA
- a CDS encoding DUF1800 family protein — protein MAFVWSASAAPHPDRLGNLSSRAHAGTGPRSIVAGFVVGEGPAKQVLIRAAGPSLSQFGLEATLPRPKLELYDNSGTKFLENAGWTVPGGEAAAIAAAFNAVGAFPFTGRDDAAVLVTLSPGSYTAVVSGADGREGVALVEVYDVSGPARLMNLSTRAEVRAGAEIVISGLVISPGSDSRRLLVRAMGPSLAEFGVPDALADPILSIRNSRGIEIAANDNWSDNNGLSSVSSALASSGAFAFASSASKDAALVVDLAPGSYTMVVNGAAGSTGIALVEVYDVTAPGIPTVSVSTDSLTSSTRRNLLGSFTITRTGSLGEAMTVHYTMEGTANAGIDYVGVPYNVVIPAGSHSVRVEIEAINAATPPPWAQPRTVVLRLLPNEHYKVSFEPAAEMTIGKPPPIPTPTPTPTPTPSPTPSPTPTPSPTPSPRPTATPTPTPTPTPTPTPTPSPTPTPTPSPTPSPTPSPTPSPTPSPTPSSIPSPTPTVPPIPTPTPSPLPTLRPTATPTPSPSPTLRPTSVPTATPTPPPTSIPTPSPTPRPTTIPTLPPQPTPTPTPSPTPTPGVTPTGTPSPTPSPSPTPTVSPATVSISATAATVSSASGSPASFQLVRTGSVQAPLTVSFTLQGSARPGIDYITPPLTATFAAGQGSVLLNVTLANPADAGASTRTLTVALDSSNAYNLGAQPSATLTLVYESGGLYVASLRVPFFSTGSTASGSASLQMSPDGTYGTVNVNFFGLSSPQTVAYIRLGDKNQVGVEMVRLPNGQVTGLRWTFRASGNLSVADILAALQDGRIFVSVQTELLPTGELVGSFVRSTGSAAFVPPVPPPAVSNSPLSATDASRFLTQATFGPTLGEIESLTGKSQADLNAWISAQFAVPASSHRTETQADFDAFVRTPEKTTVGSSSRNYAWWKIVVKGPDQLRQRVAFALSQIFVVSEANDAIPAVPVDLAGYYDMLAQHAFGSFRTLLEQVSLSPVMGVYLSHLRNNKGTFNAQGMPLTYPDENYAREVMQLFSVGLNQLHPDGSLVLDSAGAPIPVYDQQTIAETAKVFTGWGFASSATNPSFFGAAKNYAQPMQLYPNYHDNSSKTILGGRILPANQGGVLDLRDTLDTLFNHPNTGPFICRQLIQRLVTSNPSPGYIYRVAQVFANNGAGVRGDLGAVVRAILLDHEARSSTKAGAVDFGKLREPLLRATSLLRSLGGDSNSGRIPISASNTDNSLAQTALNSPTVFNFYIPSYIQAGALARSGLVAPEFQILTDTTAISTPNFLRSYIYASRPTATNAASQTVGLLPDAATLALTATPHVLVDRLNLLLAGGSMGLRDVNLLTAAIERMPAATSDSNRLERFRSAVYLMLVAPMGAVQK, from the coding sequence ATGGCATTCGTCTGGAGTGCATCGGCGGCGCCCCACCCCGACCGTCTCGGAAATCTCTCCTCCCGCGCGCACGCCGGCACTGGTCCGCGGTCCATCGTGGCCGGATTTGTGGTCGGGGAGGGCCCTGCAAAGCAGGTGCTCATCCGCGCGGCCGGCCCCAGCCTCTCCCAGTTCGGACTGGAGGCCACGCTTCCCAGGCCAAAGCTCGAACTCTACGACAACAGCGGGACAAAGTTTCTTGAGAACGCGGGCTGGACGGTTCCGGGTGGAGAAGCCGCTGCGATCGCCGCCGCCTTCAATGCCGTCGGAGCATTCCCCTTCACCGGCAGGGATGATGCGGCGGTCCTGGTGACCCTTTCGCCCGGAAGCTACACAGCGGTCGTGAGCGGAGCCGATGGCCGCGAGGGTGTTGCGCTCGTCGAGGTCTATGACGTGTCCGGTCCCGCGCGCCTTATGAATCTGTCAACCCGGGCCGAGGTCCGGGCCGGTGCCGAAATCGTCATCTCGGGCCTCGTCATAAGCCCTGGCTCTGACAGCCGCCGGCTTCTGGTCCGAGCCATGGGCCCGTCTTTGGCGGAGTTCGGAGTCCCCGACGCACTTGCCGATCCCATCCTTTCAATCAGGAATTCCCGCGGAATCGAGATCGCCGCGAATGACAACTGGTCGGACAACAATGGCTTGAGCTCCGTCTCCAGCGCGCTCGCTTCCAGCGGCGCCTTTGCCTTCGCGAGCTCCGCCTCGAAGGACGCGGCACTCGTGGTCGATCTTGCGCCGGGAAGCTACACGATGGTCGTCAACGGAGCCGCCGGAAGCACCGGGATCGCGCTCGTCGAGGTCTATGACGTGACTGCCCCGGGAATACCCACCGTCAGTGTCTCCACCGATTCCCTCACCAGCAGCACCAGGAGGAATCTGCTTGGATCCTTCACGATCACGCGCACCGGTTCGCTGGGGGAGGCGATGACGGTGCACTACACCATGGAAGGAACCGCCAATGCGGGAATCGACTACGTGGGAGTCCCCTACAATGTCGTCATCCCGGCAGGGTCCCATTCCGTGCGCGTTGAAATCGAGGCAATAAACGCGGCGACACCACCGCCGTGGGCACAGCCGCGCACCGTGGTGCTGCGCCTGCTTCCCAACGAGCACTACAAAGTCAGCTTCGAGCCGGCGGCGGAAATGACGATCGGGAAACCACCGCCCATTCCCACGCCGACTCCGACGCCCACGCCGACGCCTTCACCGACCCCTTCGCCCACACCAACTCCGTCGCCCACACCCTCGCCTCGACCGACCGCCACTCCAACGCCGACCCCCACTCCCACGCCGACCCCCACTCCCACGCCTTCACCTACACCGACGCCCACACCGTCGCCCACACCGTCGCCTACACCATCGCCTACACCATCGCCTACACCGTCGCCTACTCCGTCCTCAATTCCGTCGCCGACACCTACTGTCCCGCCGATACCTACACCGACACCTTCCCCGCTTCCCACGCTACGACCCACTGCCACTCCCACACCATCTCCGTCTCCCACGCTGCGGCCCACCTCTGTGCCGACCGCGACACCGACGCCTCCGCCCACCTCGATTCCAACGCCCTCACCCACCCCACGCCCGACGACCATTCCAACCCTGCCGCCGCAGCCGACGCCGACACCTACTCCGTCCCCAACTCCCACTCCGGGCGTCACGCCCACCGGCACCCCGTCTCCGACTCCCTCTCCCTCACCCACTCCAACCGTCTCGCCTGCCACCGTCAGCATAAGCGCAACAGCGGCCACTGTGAGCTCCGCAAGCGGCTCACCCGCTTCCTTTCAATTGGTCAGGACCGGGTCCGTCCAGGCTCCTCTCACCGTATCCTTCACACTTCAAGGAAGCGCCCGGCCAGGCATTGACTACATCACTCCTCCTTTGACTGCGACGTTTGCCGCCGGCCAGGGGAGCGTCCTCTTGAACGTCACACTGGCGAATCCAGCCGATGCCGGCGCCTCGACACGAACTCTGACGGTGGCCCTCGATTCCTCCAATGCCTACAATCTGGGGGCGCAACCGTCCGCGACACTCACGCTGGTGTACGAATCCGGCGGCCTTTATGTCGCAAGCCTGCGTGTTCCCTTCTTTTCCACCGGTTCCACAGCATCCGGTTCCGCCAGTCTCCAGATGAGCCCCGATGGAACGTACGGCACGGTCAACGTGAACTTCTTCGGACTCTCTTCGCCGCAAACCGTGGCCTACATTCGTCTCGGTGACAAGAATCAGGTCGGCGTCGAAATGGTCCGGCTTCCGAACGGCCAGGTGACCGGGCTGCGCTGGACCTTCCGGGCATCGGGCAACCTCTCGGTCGCCGATATTCTGGCCGCGCTGCAGGATGGACGCATCTTCGTATCCGTGCAGACCGAACTTCTGCCGACGGGTGAACTTGTGGGCTCGTTTGTTCGCTCGACGGGTTCCGCGGCCTTCGTCCCCCCCGTACCCCCGCCCGCCGTTTCCAATTCACCACTGTCCGCAACCGATGCCTCGCGCTTTCTGACCCAGGCCACATTCGGTCCCACACTCGGAGAAATCGAAAGTCTCACCGGAAAATCCCAGGCCGATCTCAACGCATGGATCAGCGCCCAGTTTGCGGTGCCCGCCTCGTCGCATCGCACCGAGACCCAGGCCGACTTTGACGCCTTTGTCAGGACGCCGGAGAAGACAACCGTCGGCTCCAGCAGCCGCAACTACGCCTGGTGGAAAATCGTCGTGAAGGGACCGGACCAGTTGCGCCAGCGCGTCGCCTTCGCCCTCAGCCAGATATTCGTCGTCTCGGAGGCCAACGACGCGATCCCCGCGGTTCCGGTCGACCTGGCCGGCTACTACGACATGCTGGCGCAGCACGCGTTCGGGAGCTTTCGCACGCTCCTCGAGCAGGTTTCACTCAGTCCGGTCATGGGTGTCTACCTGAGCCACCTCCGCAACAACAAGGGCACCTTCAACGCCCAGGGAATGCCGCTCACCTACCCGGATGAGAACTACGCGCGCGAGGTCATGCAGCTCTTCAGCGTCGGCCTGAACCAGCTCCATCCCGACGGCTCGCTCGTGCTCGACTCGGCGGGAGCGCCCATACCCGTCTACGACCAGCAGACCATCGCCGAGACCGCCAAGGTCTTCACCGGCTGGGGTTTCGCCTCAAGCGCCACCAACCCGAGCTTCTTTGGAGCCGCCAAGAACTACGCCCAGCCGATGCAGTTGTATCCAAACTATCACGACAACTCATCCAAGACCATCCTCGGCGGGCGGATCCTCCCGGCGAACCAGGGTGGAGTTCTGGATCTGAGGGACACGCTCGACACGCTCTTCAACCATCCGAACACGGGGCCATTCATCTGCCGGCAGTTGATCCAGCGCCTGGTGACCAGCAACCCGAGCCCGGGCTACATCTATCGCGTCGCCCAAGTGTTCGCCAACAACGGCGCTGGTGTCCGAGGTGATCTTGGCGCCGTGGTCCGTGCAATCCTTCTCGACCACGAAGCCCGTTCCTCAACGAAGGCCGGCGCCGTCGATTTCGGAAAGCTGCGCGAACCGCTGCTGCGGGCGACATCCCTGCTTCGTTCCCTCGGAGGCGATTCCAACAGCGGTCGCATTCCGATCAGCGCCAGCAATACGGACAACAGTCTCGCACAGACCGCGCTGAATTCTCCCACGGTGTTCAACTTCTACATTCCCTCCTACATACAGGCGGGAGCTCTTGCGCGGTCGGGCCTGGTCGCGCCTGAATTCCAGATCCTGACCGACACCACGGCGATCTCGACACCCAACTTTCTGCGGAGCTACATCTACGCCAGCCGCCCGACCGCCACAAATGCCGCCAGCCAGACGGTTGGCCTGCTTCCAGACGCGGCCACTCTCGCGCTCACAGCGACACCGCACGTCCTCGTCGATCGCCTGAATCTCCTTCTTGCGGGCGGCTCCATGGGTTTGCGCGACGTCAACCTCCTCACCGCCGCCATCGAGCGCATGCCTGCGGCGACGAGTGATTCAAACCGCCTGGAACGCTTCCGTTCGGCGGTCTACCTCATGCTCGTGGCTCCGATGGGGGCCGTCCAGAAGTAG
- a CDS encoding aminotransferase class III-fold pyridoxal phosphate-dependent enzyme: protein MVPVIPPSSYIPKPYRGSSAEEVLALRKQYLNPVIFHYYRKPLMIVEGRAQWLFDETGRRYLDGFGGIVTVGLGHCHPEVVAAANLQNGMISHTTSIYLNPEPALYAKELAAKLPGELKVVYFVNSGSEANDLAMLMARAFTGNYDMIALRNGYHGGTTGTMGLTSHSTWKYNVPHNFGVQHAQAPDTYRGPFGGDDPEAGRKYAADVESLIQFGTSGRIAGFIAESVQGVAGAVVYPDGYLRHAFAHARAAGGVCICDEVQTGFGRTGSHYWGFETQGVLPDIVTMAKGIGNGHPLAAVVTTPRISEAMLSRTHFNTFGGNPVSCAIGRAVLRVIDREELQKNSLEVGAHLKAGLEGLAARHSLIGEVRGLGLLLGVELVKDRKSKEPAKEACAAVFERARELGLLIGKGGLWGNTLRITPPLCITRADADFIVAVLDEALRAA, encoded by the coding sequence ATGGTGCCCGTCATTCCGCCAAGTTCATACATTCCGAAGCCATACCGCGGCTCTTCCGCGGAGGAGGTGCTTGCCCTGCGGAAACAGTATCTGAACCCGGTGATCTTCCATTACTACCGGAAGCCGCTCATGATCGTTGAAGGACGCGCGCAGTGGCTGTTTGATGAAACCGGTCGGAGGTATCTGGATGGTTTTGGCGGGATTGTGACCGTGGGTCTGGGGCACTGCCATCCGGAGGTTGTGGCGGCGGCCAACCTGCAGAACGGGATGATTTCCCATACGACGTCCATCTATCTGAATCCGGAGCCGGCCCTGTATGCGAAGGAGCTGGCCGCGAAACTGCCGGGCGAGCTCAAGGTGGTCTACTTTGTCAACTCGGGCTCGGAGGCCAACGATCTGGCCATGCTTATGGCGAGAGCCTTCACCGGCAACTATGACATGATCGCCTTGAGGAACGGCTATCATGGCGGCACGACCGGCACCATGGGACTCACCTCCCACAGCACCTGGAAGTACAATGTGCCCCACAATTTCGGGGTGCAGCATGCGCAGGCGCCGGACACCTATCGCGGTCCCTTTGGCGGAGATGATCCCGAGGCAGGGAGAAAGTATGCGGCGGACGTGGAGTCGCTCATTCAATTTGGAACCTCGGGTCGCATCGCCGGCTTCATCGCCGAGTCCGTTCAGGGCGTTGCGGGTGCGGTGGTCTATCCGGACGGATACCTGCGGCATGCCTTTGCGCATGCGAGAGCCGCCGGAGGCGTCTGCATTTGTGACGAGGTGCAGACCGGGTTCGGCCGCACGGGATCGCATTACTGGGGTTTTGAAACCCAGGGCGTGCTGCCCGACATCGTGACGATGGCCAAGGGCATCGGCAACGGCCACCCTCTTGCCGCGGTCGTGACCACGCCGCGCATTTCCGAGGCGATGCTTTCGCGCACGCATTTCAACACCTTTGGAGGCAATCCGGTTTCCTGCGCGATAGGACGGGCCGTGCTTCGGGTGATCGACAGGGAGGAGCTGCAGAAGAACAGCCTTGAGGTGGGGGCTCACTTGAAGGCCGGGCTGGAGGGACTGGCTGCACGGCACTCCCTCATTGGAGAGGTTCGGGGACTCGGTCTTTTGCTCGGAGTGGAGCTGGTGAAGGATCGAAAGTCAAAGGAGCCGGCAAAGGAGGCGTGCGCGGCCGTCTTCGAGAGGGCGCGCGAGCTCGGGCTCCTGATCGGCAAGGGAGGCCTTTGGGGCAACACGCTTCGCATCACTCCGCCGCTGTGCATCACGCGCGCCGATGCGGATTTCATCGTGGCGGTTCTGGATGAGGCGCTGCGCGCCGCGTAG
- the rsgA gene encoding ribosome small subunit-dependent GTPase A: MPEKDAAMSLSDFGWTDALAGVFAPHSPAGMEPARVVCELRRNFYAVQLDSGEMLGECGGGFFHLARTPGQFPAIGDWVGVTRRPDGSRVDIRVVLPRRTKLSRRAAGTEEQEQIVAANVDTVFVVCGLDNNFNLRRIQRFVVAVREGGAEPVVLLNKSDLADDAEALREAVAEAAPGVTIHLTSAETRRGLKALQERHVLRGRTLAFVGSSGTGKSSLVNALLREDALPVGEVREGDSKGRHTTTRRELVLTRSGALLIDTPGLRELQFWDADAAVGESFADIVDRALHCRFTNCRHENEKGCAVREAIASGELSEDRLVAYRKLKDETEARARVHRRPSALASKPGWRQREDGAKPFRYRHQEED, translated from the coding sequence ATGCCGGAGAAGGATGCCGCGATGAGCCTCTCGGACTTTGGATGGACAGACGCGCTCGCCGGTGTGTTCGCCCCGCACTCGCCTGCGGGGATGGAGCCGGCCCGCGTGGTCTGCGAGCTGAGGAGGAACTTCTATGCCGTGCAGCTCGATTCCGGCGAGATGCTGGGTGAATGCGGCGGCGGATTTTTCCATCTGGCGCGCACGCCCGGGCAGTTTCCCGCAATCGGCGACTGGGTTGGAGTGACGCGCCGCCCGGATGGCTCGAGGGTCGACATTCGCGTGGTGCTTCCGCGGCGCACAAAGTTGTCCCGCCGCGCGGCCGGAACGGAGGAGCAGGAGCAGATCGTGGCGGCGAATGTGGACACCGTGTTCGTGGTCTGCGGTCTCGACAACAACTTCAACCTGCGCCGGATCCAGCGTTTCGTCGTGGCGGTGCGGGAAGGCGGGGCGGAGCCGGTGGTGCTGCTCAACAAGAGTGACCTCGCCGACGATGCGGAAGCCCTGCGGGAAGCGGTGGCGGAGGCGGCTCCCGGAGTGACGATCCACCTGACGAGCGCGGAGACGCGCAGGGGACTGAAGGCATTGCAGGAGCGCCATGTCCTGCGCGGGCGCACTCTCGCGTTTGTCGGTTCGTCCGGGACCGGAAAGTCGAGCCTGGTGAATGCCCTGCTTCGGGAGGATGCGCTGCCGGTTGGTGAAGTGAGGGAGGGCGACAGCAAGGGGCGTCACACGACGACGCGGCGTGAACTTGTGCTGACGCGTTCGGGCGCCCTGCTGATCGACACCCCCGGACTGCGGGAACTGCAGTTTTGGGATGCCGATGCGGCGGTAGGGGAGTCGTTCGCCGACATTGTCGACCGGGCGCTCCACTGCCGCTTCACCAACTGCCGGCATGAGAACGAGAAAGGCTGTGCTGTGCGCGAGGCGATCGCTTCTGGGGAGCTGTCAGAGGATCGGTTGGTTGCCTACCGCAAACTCAAGGACGAGACGGAAGCGCGCGCTCGCGTCCATCGAAGGCCGTCCGCCCTGGCCAGCAAGCCGGGGTGGCGTCAGCGGGAGGATGGGGCGAAGCCATTCCGGTACCGTCACCAGGAAGAGGATTGA
- a CDS encoding amidohydrolase family protein, whose protein sequence is MKLHCLRFVLLSLPCLVLPNLASADEAIAFVNASVIPMDRDTVLPHQSVVVVGDRITAVGPMAETAIPDGARIINAAGKYLIPGLGEMHGHNPPAGSSESYIENTYFLFLANGVTTVRGMLGWPGQLELRYRVKTGRLLGPTLHLAGPSFSGTTVHSPAQAGQRVREQKAEGWDLLKVHPGLTRAAYDAMAATADSLGIRFAGHVPVDVGLQHALEMGQESIDHLDGYIEHLHAEKAPIDPARLQEIVKLTREAGAWVVPTMVLWETILGSASLETMSAYPELKYMPAAEVHRWTSNYERRQGAFTFDREKARRTADNRKILLRALHNGGVHIVFGTDSPQQFSVPGFSIHREMKAMEACGLTPFQVLQTATANVGDFLKKADTFGLVAAGHRADLVLLKENPLADLAHLRNPAGVMVRGRWIPESEINAGLARIAAESRL, encoded by the coding sequence ATGAAACTCCATTGTCTTCGATTCGTTCTGCTCTCCCTGCCGTGTCTCGTCCTCCCGAACTTGGCCAGTGCGGACGAGGCCATTGCGTTCGTCAATGCCAGCGTGATCCCGATGGACCGTGACACGGTTCTGCCGCACCAAAGCGTCGTTGTTGTCGGAGATCGAATCACCGCCGTGGGTCCCATGGCGGAAACCGCGATCCCCGACGGGGCGCGCATCATCAATGCCGCCGGCAAGTATCTGATTCCCGGACTCGGGGAGATGCACGGCCACAATCCGCCAGCAGGTTCCTCCGAGTCCTACATTGAGAACACCTATTTTCTCTTTCTGGCCAACGGCGTGACCACCGTGCGGGGCATGCTGGGATGGCCCGGTCAACTCGAGCTTCGCTACCGTGTGAAGACCGGCAGACTCCTTGGACCCACGCTCCACCTTGCGGGCCCCAGTTTCTCCGGCACAACCGTGCACTCGCCCGCGCAGGCCGGGCAGCGGGTGCGCGAACAGAAGGCGGAGGGATGGGACCTGCTCAAGGTTCACCCGGGTCTGACGCGCGCCGCCTACGACGCCATGGCCGCAACGGCTGATTCGCTGGGGATCCGGTTTGCCGGGCACGTCCCCGTCGACGTCGGCCTGCAGCACGCACTGGAAATGGGTCAGGAATCCATCGACCACCTGGACGGTTACATCGAACACCTGCATGCCGAAAAGGCTCCGATTGACCCCGCCCGGCTCCAGGAGATCGTGAAGCTCACCCGCGAGGCCGGCGCCTGGGTTGTCCCGACCATGGTCCTCTGGGAGACAATCCTGGGATCGGCCTCCCTTGAGACGATGAGTGCGTATCCAGAACTTAAATACATGCCGGCCGCCGAGGTCCACCGCTGGACGTCGAACTACGAAAGGCGGCAGGGTGCCTTCACGTTCGACAGGGAGAAAGCCCGCCGGACCGCCGACAACCGGAAAATCCTGCTGCGCGCCCTGCACAATGGCGGCGTTCACATCGTTTTTGGAACCGACTCCCCGCAGCAGTTCAGCGTTCCCGGCTTTTCAATTCACCGTGAGATGAAGGCGATGGAGGCCTGCGGCCTCACGCCATTTCAGGTCCTGCAAACCGCCACCGCGAATGTCGGCGATTTCCTGAAGAAAGCGGACACTTTCGGCCTTGTCGCCGCCGGCCACCGCGCCGACCTCGTGCTGCTGAAGGAGAACCCTCTCGCCGACCTCGCCCACCTCCGCAATCCAGCCGGCGTGATGGTCCGCGGACGCTGGATCCCGGAATCGGAGATCAACGCAGGACTCGCAAGAATCGCAGCGGAGTCGAGGCTCTAG
- a CDS encoding SMP-30/gluconolactonase/LRE family protein, whose translation MNPLTLTRPSARRPASVFLAVCLTAAVSPCARPAADEYPAHPDSQVQAGVPVGDLIKFTLEQSRIFPGTSREVTVYVPKQYNPDKRACVYVNQDGVQWDAPVVFDNLIARGELPVIIGVFVRPGVVKPLSNATVPRFNRSFEYDGLGDAYARHLLDEVFPAVEERSAPDGRPIRLSKSGNDRAIGGSSSGAIAAFTAAWERPDAFTRVFSSVGTYVGLRGGDRYATLVRKTEPKPIRIYMVDGSNDLNIYGGDWWMANQTLERALMFSGYDVSHVWGEGGHNRKFGTYLFPDAIRWLWRNWPEPVRPAGPTKNAVLQEILIPGEDWHLVGEGFKWAEGPAVDAKGRVFFTDIPSSRIYRITTEGKPEVFVEKSRRAAGQHFGNDGRLYVVCRDDKQIVAYDAGGRSEVVASDILGNDLVVAHNGNIYVSVPPVTDKESSQVILIRPDGSKQVVDKGVRSANGITLSPDQSFLYVNDFRSHWVYSFQVQPDGTLASGQRYCWLHVPDTEDQSFADGIRCDREGRIYVATRMGIQICDQAGRVNAILPTPNGRLSHLVFGGEGFNILYATCGDKVYRRKVNTQGANAWAAPVKPPPPRL comes from the coding sequence ATGAATCCCCTCACCCTGACAAGGCCCTCCGCAAGGCGTCCCGCTTCAGTGTTTCTCGCCGTCTGTCTGACCGCGGCAGTTTCCCCGTGCGCCCGCCCCGCTGCGGATGAGTATCCCGCGCATCCCGACTCGCAAGTGCAGGCGGGGGTTCCGGTCGGGGATCTGATCAAGTTCACCCTCGAGCAATCGAGAATTTTTCCCGGCACGTCGCGCGAAGTGACCGTGTATGTGCCGAAGCAGTACAATCCGGACAAGCGGGCCTGCGTCTATGTCAACCAGGACGGCGTGCAGTGGGACGCGCCCGTGGTGTTCGACAATCTCATCGCGCGAGGCGAGCTGCCGGTGATCATCGGCGTCTTCGTGCGTCCGGGCGTGGTCAAGCCGCTTTCGAATGCGACCGTGCCTCGATTCAATCGCAGCTTTGAATATGACGGACTCGGAGATGCGTATGCCCGCCACCTGCTGGACGAGGTATTCCCCGCGGTGGAGGAGAGGTCCGCTCCAGATGGACGTCCCATACGCCTGTCGAAGTCTGGAAATGACCGCGCCATAGGGGGCAGCAGCAGTGGTGCGATAGCGGCGTTCACCGCCGCGTGGGAGCGACCCGATGCGTTCACGCGCGTCTTCAGCTCCGTGGGCACGTACGTCGGCCTGCGCGGGGGCGACCGCTATGCGACGCTTGTGCGGAAAACTGAACCAAAGCCGATTCGGATCTACATGGTGGATGGCTCGAATGATCTGAACATCTATGGGGGCGACTGGTGGATGGCGAACCAGACGCTTGAGCGGGCGCTCATGTTTTCCGGGTACGACGTTTCGCATGTCTGGGGTGAAGGCGGGCACAACAGGAAGTTCGGGACATACCTGTTTCCCGATGCGATACGCTGGCTGTGGCGGAACTGGCCGGAGCCCGTCCGACCTGCGGGACCGACGAAGAATGCCGTGCTCCAGGAAATCCTGATCCCAGGTGAGGACTGGCACCTTGTTGGGGAGGGCTTCAAGTGGGCGGAGGGCCCTGCGGTTGACGCGAAAGGGCGGGTGTTTTTCACGGACATCCCCTCGAGTCGGATCTACCGCATCACGACGGAGGGAAAACCGGAGGTTTTTGTCGAGAAGTCGCGGAGGGCGGCGGGCCAGCATTTTGGAAACGACGGGCGGCTCTATGTCGTGTGCAGGGACGACAAGCAGATAGTCGCCTACGATGCCGGCGGACGTTCCGAGGTGGTGGCGTCGGACATACTCGGCAATGATCTGGTGGTGGCGCACAATGGAAACATCTACGTTTCCGTGCCACCGGTGACGGACAAGGAATCCAGCCAGGTGATTCTCATCCGGCCGGACGGGAGCAAGCAGGTGGTCGACAAGGGCGTGCGGTCTGCCAATGGGATCACACTTTCGCCGGATCAGTCGTTTCTCTATGTGAATGACTTCCGTTCCCACTGGGTCTACAGTTTTCAGGTACAGCCCGATGGGACCCTCGCTTCAGGGCAGAGGTACTGCTGGCTGCATGTGCCGGACACCGAGGACCAGAGTTTTGCCGACGGCATTCGTTGTGATCGCGAGGGGCGGATCTACGTGGCGACGCGCATGGGCATTCAGATTTGCGATCAGGCGGGACGGGTGAACGCGATCCTTCCCACACCGAATGGCAGGCTTTCTCACCTGGTTTTTGGCGGCGAAGGGTTCAACATTCTCTACGCCACCTGCGGGGACAAAGTCTACCGTCGCAAGGTCAACACCCAGGGTGCGAACGCCTGGGCTGCTCCCGTCAAGCCTCCGCCTCCCCGCCTGTAG